The stretch of DNA TAAAATAACTAGTTTGAAAGCTCTCCTTGTTCGAGTGAAGATTGACAGATAGGAGCAGGTGTTTGAAAGCGAATCAGTCCTGCCATCCTTTTTTGAGCGGAACACAAATACATTGTTCTTTCTTCTGGCAGCTTGTGGATAATTGCATAGCAGACATCTGATATCAAGATTCTGTAGAGGTTTTCTTGAACCTACAAACTTAATCTAAATAAGTGGCCAAaagaaaaatttgttattttgcaataaaatgtacaGCAGAGTTTTGCAACTGTGAACAAATTTCGTGTAAATCTAATTTTGATACAATAATGAGCCAGTGTCCAAGCTTGTTTCCGAAGTCAAGTTTTAATCACACTCAGTGTCATAATTCTATATTTAGAGCTCGTCAATTAGCTGACAGATTCCTGAGTATATAGTTCGCAGTATCACTACATGATCGGAATGAAATGTGATCCATTTTGAAACCCATGAAAggagtttaaataaaatatttacgtTTATTGATGCAATTAGTTTCAAATTCCTACCTTTATCTCGTGCTCTCTTATTTGCCAACAAGGCGATAAATGACACAATGACAGACAGAAAGTATTTCTTTCTTTCATTCCAGTTTCACTTTATCATTCCACCGCCTATTTATTTGCTTACGAGTAATAATAGCGGGTATTGAGTTTTGATAACTCGAAATAACTGAAGCGTAATGTTTGCCATTTCTTCAATAAAACGACCTACTCGATGCATTAAGGGTGATATGACTGCCCTCCACAATAGCTGATTGCCCCGCGTAGATTTCAGTTTGTAAACATCTCCTGGAGAGTTTTAGTTGGCCGATATTAACATATCTATAAAACTGTATTTGGTGAAATGAGTTTTCTCATCTAGCCAGAGTTTTCTAGAGATATATTGCTTATATTGACGAAGGAGTCAGTAAGCCCCGTGCAGATTATAATCTGTAAACATCTCTTGGAGAGTTTTGGTTCACAGAtattaacaaaattataaaattgtttttggtgAAATAAGCTTTCTCGGCTAGCCTAAGTATGATGGAGATAGGTTATTTATATTGACCAGATGAGTCAGAAGACACACTAATTCTGATATATCTAGGTATGAACAAGGTCATAAACCATATTTTATTGGTCTTTAGATAGGCATTGCGACAGATGTGATCTTGAAAGCCTTTGTAGAGCACCACTCATCCTTCTCTTTGTTAGACCCGTGAGCACCTGGGATAGACAGTTATGATATATATCTCTTGTAGTGTTTGAaaataaagagaagataatCCTGGTGATGGAGTACGCCGATGGAGGTGAGATGTACGATCACATCCAGAGCCGAGGCAGACTAACGGAAAGTGAAGGGAGAAAACTCTTTAGACAAATAGTGTCGGCTGTTCACTACTTACACGAGGTTAGTGTGAATCaataaaatatctatatatgattGAAGATGATTTTGACTAGCAGTAAGGAATTCTGTGCCATCTAGAGATCGTGTGAGTCAGTCCTGCGTGCATTCACGGTTCCTTACATTTACAGAAAGGAATTGTGCACAGAGACCTCAAGTTGGAGAACATCCTTCTTGACAAACATGGCAACGTAAAGCTGGCTGACTTTGGTCTCAGCAACACGTGGCACCACAACTGTTTCTTGCACACGTTCTGCGGAAGCCCTCTCTACGCTTCTCCTGAGATTGTCAATGGCCGTCCATACTACGGACCAGAGGTGTGTATAGAAAACCAAAATGCAGCAAGCGAACTCATATAGTTAAAGAATGTCATGAGTCAGGGTCGCTtggaaaaagtttgtttaatttcGCAACCATAACGACGACCCAAACAATGTATCACGTTTAGGACAATATTGCATTGTTCCTTAGGCAAAGTATTGTGACATAGTGTATTGGCGCAGACACAATACAAAATAATCTTGGAAAATATGTGGTAGCTATTTATACTCATTGCAAATAGACTGTATTGTTTGCAGAAAATGCTATTCAAATAATGGCCTCCCACACTTGTGAACAAATAACGATTTTACGGCAATTGCATACTTTGAAAATTGAGTGTTGCTTTCACGCTTTGTTTTGTGCTTGCAGGTGGACTGCTGGAGTCTGGGAGTGCTGTTATATACACTTGTGTACGGCGCTATGCCGTTTGATGGCAGCGACTTTGAAAAGCTAAAAAGACAAATTACTACAGGAGACTACTACGAACCTAACACGTCAGCCGCCTCTAGTCTCATTCGAAGCATGCTGACGGTGAACCCAGCCAAGAGAGCAAACATCACAGATGTGGCAGCCCATTGGTGGACAAATAAGAATGCGGATACATCCTTAAGTGATGAGTTGTCTAGAACCACACCAGGCAGACGAACTAGTGACTATTTTGAAGACGAAAACGTTTTTAGTGACTCTCAGGAAAAAACAGTCGAACCTGCCCGAATTGTAACACCAGTGTTCGACTCGACGCGCAAACCCAAAAAGAGTATTCTAAAAAAGAGAAACATTAGCAGCGGAGACTCTGGGTGCGCGCTGAATAAGGAGGCCGAACTCTCTGTGTCTAGCGTCGAATCCACGAGCGGCGACGACACTTCCTCGCTACAACGACCGCTACATGATCTTCATAAACTATCACCAATGACACGCCGAGCTGCAGGAACACGCAAGGACAGTCTAAGCTCATCGTCATCGACAGAATTGTTGGACTTTTCTTATGACAGTAGCGAATCACCGCTGGATTCATTTCCAGAGGCCATTTTAGAGTTATTGTAACATTATGTACATTCCATTATAATATTTCCCCAAACTCTCTATAATTGCTATAAGTGGTGCTAAATAATAGCTTTATTAATATTCCTTTCTTATTACTAAATTATTTTTGCTGCATAGTACTTTGCAGGCGTGTAAGCAATCCATTGTTGTTAGTCATTACATatggatgtacatgtatgtagtctTCAATCACTGCCTTCGAAGCAGACttcttaaaaataaatctttaggAAGCATTTCAACTATTTTATTCTATTCATTTCTGACATGAGCGAAAGTCAGCATGGCGGCCTTTTTTTAGacagtatatttttattaaataacaaaACACAACATCTGGCACTTTACAGACACAAATTTAAATGTAGGAGCTGAACAGAAAGAGGCAAGCTTAAGTGGTCTTCTCTAAGTTGACAAGGACAGGAATAATGAGTAATTGGTGTAGCTACTTCTCGTGGTTGTCTCGTCTGCTAAACTTCATTATCCCAATAGAAATGCACTTTGGGGAAATTACTGTGCAGGACAGGACGTGACCACAGTCTACGACTGATGGCTATCTACTTCTTCCTGACACAAACTCGTGCTTGGATCTGATACTACCAATAATGATTGAGTAATTCCGTGCATTTGGCTATTTTGTGGTTTATAGAAAGTTTGGTAATCTATAAATTCTAATCAGATGAGCACTCGTACGACCAACCACAATGCTAATATGGTAAGCCATACAACTTGCACTCATTGGTTCGGACAATTATGGCTTACGCTCCGCTGTTGACATGCGATGTCAGTGCAGGAGCTCCCAGTGGTAAGTATGTAAAGTGGTCGAGGAAGACGTAGTTGGCGCTGTGCTCACCGATGTCAAAGCAACACTCAGTGCGTTCACAGTATGACACGACAAATTTGTCGAAAAGAGAAAATGAGCGCAAACCATTCTGAGTCATTAGAGCTgatgaaaataataatagtaaagaATAACCATATAGATTCTTTACCATCATTTCTGATTGAACAAACAAGAATAGTATCAAATAATATTGCTGTAGCCATACTTCTACCAAATCAGGAGTCAGCCTTGAGAAGCTGTTTCTGAAGCGCTAAACAAGCAAGGTGAACCTAAGGTCAGCTGTTTCGCAGTTGTTTTTTTAACTAAATTACATAATTCCGTGTAAGTAGACCTTATCTTAATGCCTAAAACGTCTCAATTACAAACAACTGCATCAATCTAGGTAACTGATAACGTTCTAATGACGAGAGAAACGACAGATGGTGCCCTGCGCAACACCAGCGATACGACACGGCTGCAGAGACGAATGTTGTCGCAGGCTAAGATCCTAATGGACAGTGCCGGTATGTCGAAGGTGATTCGCTGTGTATATTCTGAAATTGTGGAGAGGAAATAGGAGCTGATCTCAGAAGTACGCAGTTCAGCTAAATATCATCTCATATTTCATCTACTTTCATACTTCATCCGGCTATCGAAGGCTTCGGAATGCGTTAGTTGTGATTATAGCTTATAGCTATTAGGCTCTGCATAACTTCTTTCTGCTATAGTCGGAAGATGCCTTGAAACAATATTACAATATACCTCCTTAGaggtagacaactcctaatagAAGGCAGTAGTAAGAGGTTGAAACTCAATAAGCAAGATTTGATTTAGGAAAGTCGTATAGTCTTTCAAAGAGAGGGATATAATCGGTCGGTCGATAATTGTGTCTAAATGCGCAACTCAGCCCAGCATGTGTTGGCTTACGTGAAAAATGTCAGACCTACAAATCTTCACAGTGGGTCTAATTATACGCTACGTGGCTCGTGTTATGCAAGCCTGGATCTAGGTCTGTGCCAACTGTGTCTAacattttggttgattttttaTGGAGAAGGTAATTGTCTCTATTCTGCAGCAGCTTGTGGTaaactaaataatatttaaaatagccTGTGATAGGTTGAACAATATTGAAATAGTTTGTGATAGGTTAAACAGTATAAAAACAGTTTGCGATGGGTGAATTATTATTACAACAGTTTATGTTAGGTATGTATGATATTCAAACCTTTGGTGATAGGCTGAATAGTATTAAAATGAGTTGTGATAGGCTGAATAGTATTAAAACGAGTTGTAATAGGCTGAATAGTATTAAGACGAGTTGTGATAGGCTGAATAGTATTAAAAGAGTTGTGATAGGCTGAATAGTATTAAAACGAGTTGTGATAGGCTGAATAGTATTAAAACGAGTTGTGATAGGCTGAATagtattaaccctttcgcgggcagagcgacatttttgtcgcttcgcgatacggctgctaatgggcagagcgacatttttgtcgtttcggtaacgtactttattattgcagtttctggttagctaaatgccgtttttgtttactttttttaccaatagtaagctacgatatagtagcttcggttagcctcaaaaattgactttaaatttgaaaaaaaacgatcgtttttagcagtgatgaataaataaactttcgaaaaaaattagaaaattgttctaaataatttatcaatttttattcttcttggttcagttttagcttttattttccgaatttttcgagagtttgaatttagtttaccATCATGGTGACTTCTAAAAGAACTTGccgagattattctaataaagcaagtactagtactgaaattactaagagattcagagctgacagtgactttttagatttagtagcaagagatgacagtgaatcaggttcggattgtgattggaatgactttacatctggaagtgacagtgatgaagaggctggtagcagtaatgatgaggatgtgagtaggagtgatgccagcGCCTGGAAGATTATAACCAACATGAACAGAGATAgatctcctacaattcagcagtttgtagcagtgacaggcccagtatttatTCCAGTAGATGCTCAgccagtagagtattttgaaaagttttttgagcctgtcaatccaggagGTACGtctttgtgggagctctttgttacagAGACTAACAAGTACCACAAGTACTACTTGACAAAGGAGAAATGTCAAGGAGAATGCttttgtaaaggagaatgctttcgaaaatatcattcgtaaatagacaattattataaaaagcatatattttatgttatacatttttattcgtttataatatatacatatgcctatatggacatatacatgtatacatatgcacctttaaacatagatatatgcacataacaacacacagaaaagtgtatgaaccttttaaaaaaaattgattttttggaaaattaattcgcccatgggggtctgatttagttttgaaaattcgtccgcgaaagggttaaaacaAGTTGTGATAAGCTGAAtaatattactagaaattccactgtcatacagcccatgactaaagagatggccagagatattggcaaaaaaataaagggtactaatggttgagaaatgcaatattagcaatcaaatggctctgcagtgcaataggataactgcaatggtagctgtaatgtactgggtgtgggtgttattatatacaacaataagcaataatgaatggaaaatatgtttatattttccccctgcaacaggagaaatgcaatattggccaatattagaagtaaaatgcactgatattcttagaataatcaattttattaatatagtaataatagaaaaccaatacacaattttgtttacatttcaaaacgtcataggtagcaatatcgagaagttgtggtatttatataggtttttagaaaatttatttaaaaagtgtttggtcatgacaaacaacaacaatgaaaggaaaatattacacgtttatatctctcccttgcaataggagaaatgcaatgttggccaatattataagtaaaatgcactgatattattaaaataaccaatattgttaatatagtaatacagcaataatagaaaacctatgaacgttaatgcgtctcgaagatttctgcaaactgcagcaaaataaaagctgttataaaagtgttataaagctgtaggcccaatttactgtaatgtatgtaattcaacaacaataaagaaatatgtttattataactctgaaatgcaaaattagaagtaaaatggcaagctactgtgtactatacacagtttgaaagttggttgcgttgaatgtagaatggttttgataagcgatctttaacagaaagcgggtaggagcattcactcgtataaaaatgtagcaaaataaaaaatgttctcgtcatgaaggggcgttgtagtttggccttagcttgtacgtaagttgtaaagaatttcggctaacgttttaaataatgaaaccttcggtgattggacaaaaaacataggctgataaacggtgtaccacaatttcgtacctgtaaatcggtctacgcctcaaacggtctacgtttattacaaaaaccttcgaataaattcgattacaagtaaacagcaccatagactggtaaaatgaacacggttttctcgtgaaatacgcactactaaatagttctacaatcggtcgcacggctttattggcgtttcaattttcggtcttaacttttatttaaccgagcttttcaagctttttgtggcaattttcgttcaaataaatctgtctatttgtgtataatccgatcagatgggtaagtttaaagataataccgataatttacaaagacttggtaacatatttaaatgggTTTAAATGTGTTCTGTATCGTTAtgatactttaacgactttacattccgatgcttaaatttcttgatgaaatttctagccaagggttcgtctcattgttgatgaataattttcgtaagttgtgtgcacatgcatttatcataaaaactccctcacatcgctccgctcgtttgctcgtgggaaaACAAGTTGTGATAGGGTAGGATACATTTAAACAAGCTAAGATGGTAATGTTAATGGACACTCCCGATATGTGATGATTTACTGAAGTTGTTTTGAAGGCATAAAGTCTGGACCAACAATGTTCATCTAAGATCTTATTTCCTGGCTACTTTAGATATTTTCCATGTTTGCTTAACATAATAATGTGATTAGAGAAACGAAAACCTTTTCTGTCTATAAATTTGCAATCAAGTTAATGCAGCGTAAAAGTTGAAGATCACCTGTCTGCACCAAATGAACGCCACACTTAGCCATAAATACCAGAGCACCAATtgccacaatcattaaatatttttcagtctGATTGTTACGGTATTCCATGAATGCGAACAGACTTAAAGCCAGTTTCTGTTTATTAGCAAAGTCTGAGACTTATATAAGCATTTGTTTATTGACGTTACTGATCATCCACACAAAAAATGTGAGGACAAAAATTAAGAATTAGGAACAAATTAAGaattaaaaattagaattaaaattggaaattaaaaattaagaaTTATTAGTACGTTTGCCAGTCTCGTGCACTGTCAGAGACCGTCAGGAGCAATCGGTACATGGAAAAATTTTTCATGAATCATTAGGCACCTAAGTAGATTAGTGGTAGCACGCTTGCCTTGGAATCTGATGCCCGAGTTTGATTCCCGTGTGAGGGAAACCTTTTTTTGACACCCTTAGTGTTGCTTcggacagacatggctcttattatagtaaggattgagtgagttgaacaagaagtgttttaaaagttggtaatataaTGGCAGATATTGCGACTCAGTCTAGTGAGTTGAAGGTTAGACTAACAGAAAGGTCATAAACCGAAACAAACGATTGTGGATGTCAACAATCTGTGTCACGGAATAGAAaacgatgtttgtcatatgtgtggaagaatagatacaaatattctgggcataaTTTACGCAGGATTTTGATACTCAGCTGTTAATAAACGATGGGTGGTGCATATGCGTACATGGTAAATCTACGTAGTTGACTTTTATTTTCTGGTAGTGCATCACATAGATTCTCTCCAATACTAATACCGTATTCACAGTTTTTTTTATGtaatcaagccgtttgcacatgcgctcgtttaCGAAAAAGCCACCATATGTGTAGAAAATGATCGTCATTctcttatttaatagtatttttggtgttgtttagatactataataaaaaaattgcaaacaaaagcatcgttttcaaaaattcattgcagcagcttcgtgtttttaacgataaaagttgtctacaaagatggccgacaatgatagaatgacatcacgaaaaaaatgaaagatagcttcacagagtcccaCAACCAAAACGGGAAACAAACacgcttgtttccaaacaaacctgatcggcatactgatctctaatgaaATATTCATACCTCGATCTCAATacctcacttttttgcatttactttattta from Watersipora subatra chromosome 2, tzWatSuba1.1, whole genome shotgun sequence encodes:
- the LOC137387104 gene encoding NUAK family SNF1-like kinase 1; protein product: MYDIQPRDMADLMQPSKHRYNLKSRFEVICSLGSGTYGKVKLALDKKTGQKVAIKSISKKKVCHDHDLERIRREIEIMASLNNQHIIQIYEVFENKEKIILVMEYADGGEMYDHIQSRGRLTESEGRKLFRQIVSAVHYLHEKGIVHRDLKLENILLDKHGNVKLADFGLSNTWHHNCFLHTFCGSPLYASPEIVNGRPYYGPEVDCWSLGVLLYTLVYGAMPFDGSDFEKLKRQITTGDYYEPNTSAASSLIRSMLTVNPAKRANITDVAAHWWTNKNADTSLSDELSRTTPGRRTSDYFEDENVFSDSQEKTVEPARIVTPVFDSTRKPKKSILKKRNISSGDSGCALNKEAELSVSSVESTSGDDTSSLQRPLHDLHKLSPMTRRAAGTRKDSLSSSSSTELLDFSYDSSESPLDSFPEAILELL